The window CGAAAGTCCTTTGGTAAAGGTCACTCCGTTGAGGTCGAGAGTGTTATGGTTGTTGCGATATGCATAAATTTGCGGTTCGTCCGTGTTTAACCCTAGGACAATCGTGTCTTCATTTGCATTGTACAACCCATCCCAATGGTCAATTGAGTAGTCCTTTTTCTGGATATCGATGGAGAACGTGTAGTCTGAGCCCAAAGTCAGCTTAATCGCTCGAAAATTCTCAGAAGAATCGTCGGGATTGGGATTCATGAGGTACCAATCCCCGATCAAAAACGGGGTGTCAAAGTGGCTAAGTTCGTCTTCCTTGTTAGTTTCCGCACTAGAAACGCTGAAGCAGCAAACGCTAAGCAAAATAATGAACCATTTCATAACGGTATCCTTATCGTTTTCTTTTAGCTTAGGCTCTAGATCTCGTTTTCGCGAAATATTTGATCTACATCACGTAAATTGTTGGTGCAAATTAAGCGTATGAACGACCGAGTTCACTATTCAACACACGTTTTAAACACATAAAAAAAGAGCGAGTCATTATGACTCGCTCATGATTCAAAGAATTGTTAGTCGTTCTGACTGAATTTTTAGTTCTTCAGCATATCAACCATAACCGCTACTGATTCATCCAGATAAACATCCGGCGCTTCGTAGTCTTTCGGCACATCGTCTAGTGTCTTGAATGGTTCTTTATCCATTGAAGATTGACGTTCATTAATGCGTTCTAGACGTAGAGCTTCCGCTTTATCTGATTCATCTTCGCGAACTTTCTCGTTAAGAGACAACAAGTTATCGTCTTTCTCTTTACGGTACTTCTCGATATCTTCATTGATGAAGCGGAATTCCATTTCATCAGCGATACGTTTGTTATGAAGTTCGGTTAGCTTAGTAACAAGTGCGTCATTGCTTGGGAACGTCTGATATTTTGCTTTATCAATACTATCCCAAGGCAGTGCGTTGTCTTCAACACTCTCGCCCGTTTCGCTTGGTTCAACCGGAGTCGGGTAAGCGATGTCTGGTGCTACACCACGGTTTTGCGTACTACCACCATCAATGCGGTAGAACTTTTGAATCGTGTATTGAACATAGCCAAGCTCTTTATCAAAAAGATCGTAGATATGGTTCAATGAACGGTGCTGCTGAACGGTACCCTTACCGAAAGAGTTTTCACCAAGGATAATCGCACGGTTGTAATCCTGCATTGCCGCCGCAAAAATCTCAGACGCCGAAGCACTGTAGCGATTGATTAATACCGTCAGTGGGCCATCGTAGCTTACTTGACCATCAGTATCCGCATTCACTTTGATACGACCGTAACTATCACGAACTTGAACAACCGGACCTTCTTTAATGAAGAGACCCGTTAGCGCGGTTGCCTCTGTTAGTGCACCACCACCGTTGTTACGCAGATCAACGATGACACCATCAACGTTCTTGGTTTTCAGTTCAGACAGCAGTTTATCTGTATCTTTCGAAAGACCGACATAGAAGCTCGGCACTTCAAGTACACCAATCTTCTTACCGTTTTTTTCGATGATTTCAGATTTAACCGCGCGATCTTCTAAGCGAACTTTGTCACGGACAATTGTGACAACGTAACTCTTCGCATCTTTGCCCTCAGGCAAGACTTGCAGGTTCACTTTCGTACCCTTAGGGCCTTTAATTAGCTGAACCACATCATCAAGACGCCAACCGATGACATCAACAACTTCTTCGCCATCTTGTCCAACACCAATAATGCGGTCACCCTCTCCTAGCTGCTTGCTCTTAGATGCAGGGCCACCCGCGACCAAAGAACGGATCACTGTGTAGTCATCAGTCATTTGAAGCACAGCACCAATACCTTCAAGAGAAAGGTTCATCTCTGATTGGAATTGTTCGGCATTTCGAGGAGATAAGTAGCTAGTGTGCGGATCAACTTCACGAGCGAAAGCATTCATGTAAAGTTGGAAAGCGTCTTCGTTGCGAGTTTGCGTGATACGTTTCATCGCGTTGTTGTAACGCTTCTCTAAAACCTCTTTGATTTCTGGCCACTCTTTGCCAGTCATTTTAAGGTTAAGAGCATCGTACTTAACGCGTTTACGCCATAATTCGTTTAACTCTGTTTCGTCTTTTGGCCACGCAGCCTCAGAACGATCTAATTCAATAAATTCATCAGTATCAAACTTGATTTCTTTATCGAGTAGAGTCAACGCGTAGGCAAAACGATCAAAACGCTTCTGCATCGAAAGGTTATAAACATCAAAAGCAATCTTGTTGTTACCAGCTTTAAGCTGATCATCAAGGCTGATTGACCAATCTTTGAAAGAATCGATATCGGCTTGAGTAAAAATATTTCTATTGTAATCAAGCATTTCTACGTAGCGTTCAAAGATCGCTTTGGAGAAATCATCGTTAAGATTGAAGTGTTTATAATGAGAGCGGGTAAATCGAGAAGTTACTCGTTTGCTAGCTGTTTCATGCTGAACTTCAGGTGCAAGAACCGGCAAATCATCTTTGTTTAGTTTGGCTTCTAGAGCCTGAGCTGATGCTGCTAGCCAGAAGCTAGCAGCAATCAGTGTCACTTTTGAACGGCAATTCATGCGTAGGAGTATCTCCCTTATGCGCGCAAGTGCTCCGCTTTCACAACCATTTGTAGGCCGTTAGCAAGTTGAACACGTACATCATCCTTATTGACTTCAACAATGGTCGCTGCCATGTTTCCTTTGCCCATGTTCACGTTAACTGCGTTGCCGATTGTGATTTCGTCAGCGTTTAGTGCGCGTGTTTCTACAGGCTTACTTTCTTTTTGTACTTTTGGTTTGTTAGCACGACGAGGCTGTTGTGGCTTCTTAGCCGCAGGTTTTGCTTTCGCCTTACCCTCTTCGCGAGCTTTTTGAGCTTGCTCTTTACGACGAGCTTGAACCTTCGCTTTGCTTTCAGCAAGTGTCGCTTTAGCGTGTTCTACGTGTTCTTCTTCTAGCTCACCACATGGGTTGCCGTCTAGGTCAACACGTACTGCACCTGGTTTTACACCGTGTAGGTAACGCCATGATGAAGTGTACTGTCTTAACGCTGCACGAAGCTGAGTTTTGCTTACTTTTTCGTCTTCATTCAGACGTTCCGCAAGATCTTGAAAAATACCAATTTTCAGAGGCTTTGCTTCACCTTCTAAAGTAAAGCACTTAGGGAAACATTCAGCAATGTATGCGATAACTTCTTTGCTGTTTTTTAACTTTTCAGTCATGAGGGTTCCTGGTTTGAGCGGATTTCCGCGAAGCATTAAGAAAAAATATTCTCGTATTATAGTGACATGCCAAGGAAAAACCACACTCGAAGGCGAATTTATGCGTCGTTAGCGTGCGAATTAAGCAGCTTTTCTACTTCAGCCATAAAATAAGTGAGACCTTCTTCATCAATTTCATTGAATCGACCGATATTTGGACTGTCGATATCCAATACTCCAGCCACTTCCCCATTGATAGTAAAAGGAATAACAATTTCTGAGTTACTTGCTGCATCACAAGCAATATGACCTTCAAACTCGTGCACGTCGTATACTCTTTGTACGCTGTTAGTTTGTGCAGCAGTGCCACAGACACCTCTTCCCATTGGGATTCGAACGCAAGCAGGCTTACCTTGGAAAGGACCAAGCACCAACTCATCCCCTTTTGTTAGGTAGAAACCAGCCCAGTTTAGGTTTTCTAGTTCCATAAATAGAAGAGCGCTGATGTTAGAAAGGTTTGCGATGTAGTCTTTTTCTGATTCGATAAGCGCAACTGCTTGCTTGGTAAGTCTTTGGTATTGTTCTATGTTCATATTAACTTCCTACTTTTTATTTAGGCTTCCATTCTTATGGTATGGCGTTACAATGCAGCCCTACTTTTAATAGGACTTATTCTCAATTACAATGAATCCGAAAAACGACACTATTAGCCGTTCTTGGTTAATAACACAAGTGAAAAAGCACAAGTCCAAGCTGATTCTAGCGAACTTGATAGCCGTACTTGCGACCTTGATTAGTGTTCCAATCCCTCTTCTTATGCCTCTTATGGTAGATGAAGTCTTATTGGACAAACCGGCATCCGGCCTTGCGGCGATGAACTCGGTTTTACCAGAAGCGTGGCATACACCTACGGGTTATATCTTTTTTACCCTGTTCCTGGTTGTACTGATGAGAGCCGCTAGCCAAGGCCTGAATATTCTTCAAAGTCGTCAATTCACCCTCGTTTCAAAGACCATCACCTTTGAAATGCGCAGTAAGATGATCGACAAGCTTGGACGTATTAGCATTCGCCAATACGAAACCAAAGGCAGCGGTGGCATTAACGCACACCTTATCACTGACATCGAGACCATTGATAAATTTATTGGTTCTACATTAGCAAAATTCGTTATCAGCTTCCTAACCGTAATTGGTACGGCAATCGTGCTACTTTGGCTTGATTGGAGGCTCGGTCTTTTTATCCTCTTGGTTAACCCTATTGTCATCTACTTATCGCGAAAGCTGGGAAGTATGGTTAAGCACCTCAAACGTAAAGAAAACCACTCGTTCGAGATTTTCCAAAACCGCCTAGTTGAAACGCTTGACGGCATCTATCAACTGCGTGCAGCTAATAAAGAAAGAGAGTTCCTTCAACAACTGAAAGGCAGCGCTGATCAAGTTCGTATCGACGCTGACAAATACGCATGGCAATCAGAAGCCGCTGGACGTGTTTCTTTTCTCCTTTTCTTAATCGGCTTCGAATTGTTTCGCGCTGTCGCAATGTTAATGGTGATGTTCAGCGATCTCACCATTGGTCAAATCTTTGCGGTGTTTGGTTACCTTTGGTTTATGTTGTCTCCTGTTCAAGAGCTTTTGGGCATCCAGTTCTCTTGGTACAGCGCAAAAGCGGCGCTTAAACGCATCAATGACCTACTCGAGTTAGAGGAAGAACATAGACCTGTCTCGAAAGTAAATCCTTTCAAAGAAAATCGAGAAGTCGATGTAAAAATTGAACATGTTGATTTTTCATACAATAATGAAAATAAAGTACTGGACGATCTTTCTTTGCATATTCCTGCCGGTAAGAAGGTGGCCTTAGTTGGCGCAAGTGGCGGAGGTAAATCGACGCTTATCCAGCTCTTGATCGGGGTTTACCGTCAGAATGCAGGTTCTATCCGTTTTAATGATGAACTTACGGAAGACATCAGTTTTGAAGTGATACGCGACAAGATTGCCGTTGTTTTACAACAACCTATACTATTTAATGACACCTTGAGGCATAATCTCACCCTTGGTGGTGACTTTGATGAAATGTCACTGTGGCGAGCACTCGAAGTTGCACAGCTGCAAGATGTCATTTCTCAACTTAACCATGGTTTGGATACTCAAATTGGTCGTAATGGTATTCGCCTATCCGGCGGTCAGCGTCAGCGCTTAGCGATTGCGCGTATGGTGCTGAGTAACCCACAATTTGTTATCCTAGATGAGGCAACGTCGGCATTAGATACCGCAACCGAAGCGGCATTGCACAAGGCGTTAACTGAATTCTTACGTGGAAGAACCACGCTTATCGTCGCCCACCGTTTATCTGCGGTGAAGCAAGCGGATTTGATTTATGTGCTTGAAGACGGAAGAGTGACGCAAACAGGAACACATGGTGAGCTCGTTGAGCAAGAAGGCTTATATCAAACCTTGTACGGGGGCATTCAGTCCCACGCTTAACCCATTCTTTGTAGAGAGGTCGTTGTGACCTCTCTTTCTAAACACGCCATGCAACCGAGCAGCGTCCGCTTATGTCAAGGTTGCGAATTGCCTGTCGATATCGTCGATTTGCCTAACGGTAAAAATGCATACTGCCCACGTTGTGGCACTCAACTATACCGCGGCGGAAGCCCTAGCCTGTCAGGTAATCTTGCTATTGCAGTGACCTGTATTCTGCTTTTTATTCCTTCGCACTTTTTTAATTTCATCAGTATTCGTCTGTTTGGTGTGATGATTCCAGCAACATTGCCTTCAGGAATGATCACGCTTTTTCAAGAAGGTTTTGTTCTTCTTTCTATTCTTATCCTATTTTGTAGCTCACTCGCCCCACTCATCGTTTGCAGTTCTGTTGTCACGGCCCATTGGTCGCTACACAAACGGTGGTTTAAAGGTTTGCGCGTATCACTTTGGTTGATTCAACATCTTAAGCATTGGGTGATGCTGGATGTCTTTCTTGTGAGCATCGCGATCTCTTGCTTCAAACTCCAAGATTACTCCGATATTTTTGTTGGGCCTGGGTTGATTGGCCTTGTGCTACTGCAAGTTTTTACTGTTTTACTAATATCTCGTATTAGCGTTCGTCGTTATTGGGAAGCTTGGCAACCTGAAACCAGTTATGACTTTGAACACAAAGATGTGCACTGCCATGAATGCCATCTATCGCAGCCTGAGGGTAGAAATTGCCATCGCTGCCACCATGAGCTGTATCATCGCAAACCGAATTCAATCCAAAAGACGTCGGCGTACTTAATCGCCGCGACCATTGCAATCTTCCCGGCTAACTTGATTCCGATTTCGATTTTGCTCACCAATGGCAAACGTTTAGAGGACACCATTTTCTCGGGCGTTGCGGGTTTGGTTAAAAATGGCATGTACGGCATCGCGATCATCATTTTTGTTGCCAGTATCGTGGTGCCTGTCGCTAAGATTCTCGGCCTTACTTACATCTTGCTATGTATCAAGTTCAAACGTTCGGTGTATAGAAGACAGCGAATGATGGTTTATTTTGCAGTAAAGTGGATCGGTAAATGGTCCGTGATGGATTTGTTTGTTATTTCTATCATGATGACATTGGTCGATCGTGGACAGATTCTCGACTTTACACCGGGGTATGGCGCAGTAGCGTTCGGTGTCGTGGTCGTACTTACAATGCTCGCGGCGGAGAGCATTGATCCAAGGCTTATTTGGGACCAAGCCCAAACACAATCAGAAAAAGAGTCAATTAATGAGTGATCAGAACAGTTCTCAAACGTCATACGTGCCAGATGTAAAGAGGAGTAAAGGTATATCTCCCCTTTGGCTATTACCGATTTTGACCATGGTATTAGCCGGATGGCTCGTAATGAAATCGATTCATGACGCGGGACAACGTGTGCAAATCTATTTCTCCGATGCAGCAGGTTTAGTCGCAGGACGAACGACCATTCGCTATCAGGGTTTAGAAGTGGGTATGGTGCGAGATATCAACCTATCCGAAGATTTGGGCAGCATTTATGTGGATGCAGACATCTACCCAGAGGCGGCTAAATTGCTCAACGACAAAACGCGCTTTTGGTTGGTTAAGCCTACAGCCAGCTTAACTGGCGTGTCTGGTCTTGATGCACTTGTATCTGGCAACTACATTTCTATTCAGCCAGGTGACGGTAAAAAGTTTGAAACGACCTTCACCGCACTTGAATCAGCGCCTACTGACCTACGTGTGACACAAGGCCTGAACATTAAATTGAAGAGCCAAGACTTGGGTGGCGTTTCGATTGGTTCGCAAATCGTCTACAAAAAGATCCCAATTGGTGAGGTATTCAGCTACCAGCTCAACGAAGATGCGAAATCCATCACCATCCAAGCCAACATCCAAGAGCAATACCAGCACCTGATCAACAGTCACAGTCGTTTTTGGAATGTCAGTGGCATTGGTGCCAACATCGGCTTTGACGGTGTTGATGTTCGTCTTGAAAGCATGAGTGCCCTACTGGGCGGTGCTATCGCGGTAGACTCGCCTGACGATGGCGAACCGGTGAAAGAGAATACGGAGTTCCGCCTTTATAAAGACCTTAAAACCGCTGGTCGAGGGATCCCGATCAAAATCGCGCTTCCTGATGACAACAAAATCAGCGGCGAAGGCGCACCTATTATGTACCGCGGCATCGAAGTCGGACAAATCACAGACTTAAATCTTTCTGAAGGTCGTGAAGTCATTTTGGCATCCGCTGCTATTCAACCAGCCTTTAGCGATATGCTGACTTCAGAAACGCGTTTTGTTCTTGAAGAGGCAAAAGTTTCTCTATCTGGCGTCGAAAATATCGCAAACCTTGTTCGCGGCAATTTCTTGACCATTGTTCCGGGTAAAGGTGAACGCGCTCGTCGATTTACTGCTATTCGTCAGAACGTCTTTGACCAGCAACAACAGAAGTCGATTGCGATTCGTCTTGTGTCTGATAACTCCTTCGGTTTGGATAGCGGTGCGAACGTGCTTTATAAAGGCATCGTGGTAGGTTCAATCATTAAAGTCGGCCTGCTTGATGAAGCAAAAGCGCAGGCAGCAAAACATGAAGTGTTTATGGATGTTTTGATTGATAACGAATACAAACACCTGATCAAATCGAATAACCGTTTTTATGTTACTGGCAGCGCTTCTGCAGAACTAACAGAATCAGGTTTGAGTGTTACGGTTCCTCCTGCGAAGCAGCTTCTTACTGGCTCAATTAGCTTTGTTAGCGAAGGGCAAGAGAGTATTCAGAAAGAGTACCAACTGTTCCAAAGCGCTTCGTTGGCAGAATTGGCCCAATATAACCAAACAGGCTCGAAAACATTGAGCCTGTTTGCCACTGAGCTTCCTCCTATTTCCAAAGGTAGCCCTCTGCTCTATCGTAATTTGCCAGTCGGCAGCATATCTGACTTCAACTTGGTGGACGGCGGTGTTGTTGTCAAAGCAACTATTGAAAATCGTTATGCTCATCTGCTAACCACACAAACGGTATTTTGGAACCGCTCTGGCGTAGAAATAGATGCATCTTTATCTGGCATCAGTGTTAAAGCGCATCCTCTCAAGACATTAATTAAGGGCGGCATTGCTTTCGATTCTATCCCGGGCATCGAGAATAAAGTTGACCAACGTTGGAAGCTTTACAACGACCAAAATCAAGCTCGTAAGTTTGGCCGTGTAATAGCGCTGGAAACCGATGGTAGCCAAGAAGTGACCAAAGGTATGCCGATTAAATATCAAGGCGTTAAAGTCGGTGAAGTCACAATGGTGGTGCCGAACTTTCAGCGTGAAATGGTTGAAGTCACCGCCCGCATTCTTCCTGAATATGTCAATAACATCGCCGTTACCGGGTCACATTTTTGGCTAACAGAGCCTGAGATTGGCCTAGGCGGAGTTAAGAATTTGGGTGCGCTGGTATCGAAATCCATCAGCGTAGAGCCAGGTAAAGGTTCAGCGAAATTCAAGTTTGATTTGGCTAAGAACGAGCAAGCGGAACCAGGCGTATCCTTCACACTACAAAGTGAACAACGTGGCTCCGTCCAAGTTGGTACCCCTATCTTATACCGACAGATGGAGGTAGGCAGCGTAACTAAAGTCAGCTTGGGTGAATTTGCTGATCGCGTTGTTACGAGGATCGAGGTCAAATCTGAGTATGCTTACCTTGTTCGTCAAAACAGTGTGTTCTGGAACGTCTCAGGTGTGGATGTTTCTATTGGCCTAGGTGGCGCGAACATCAAAGCAGGCACATTTGACAGCTTAGTCCGTGGCGGCATTGCTTTCTCGACACCAGAACAATCGCAAATTCCACCAGCGGCAAAAAAAGGTCAATCTTTCTACTTGTACCCTCAAGCTGAAGAAAGTTGGACTCAATGGCGCACTGCAATTCCCAAACCATAGCGCGTTAAGACAACACTAACGTCGTAAAGAGCAGCAAACGCTGCTCTTTTTTATTACTCACTCTCATGTGGCTATTCGTTTCTGACCCGCTTTCGTATATTATTTGCAGCAAATTCTGCAATCGAGATTTCACTTTGCATCCTAATGTTTACATCCCAGAAGCTTTTCTGGAAAAAATCCAAACTATCCTCCCTGCTCACCTCAACATGGAAGACTTTATCGCGTCATGCCAAAAGCCACTGCGCAAAAGTATTCGTGTTAATACGCTTAAGATTAGCGTAGAAGCGTTTCTCGAACGTGCTGAAGCAAAAGGTTGGAAGCTTTCACCAGTACCTTGGTGTAATACGGGTTTTTGGATCAAAGCGGATGAGTCGGTTGTGCCACTTGGTAATACTGCTGAACACATGTCAGGGCTATTTTACATTCAAGAAGCCAGCTCAATGATGCCGGTATCGGCTTTGTTTATGAATGACGAGTCGTACGATGCCGTTCTTGATACCGCGGCTGCGCCCGGTTCCAAAACGACTCAAATCGCTGCGCTTATGAATAACGAAGGCGTGTTGGTAGCGAACGAATACGCAGCAAGTCGTGTAAAAGTGCTACACGCTAACATTGAACGTTGTGGTGTACGTAATGCAGCATTAAGCAACTTCGATGGTCGCGTATTTGGCGGTTGGTTACCGGAACAGTTTGATGCTGTTTTACTCGACGCGCCATGTTCAGGGGAAGGTACCGTTCGTAAAGACGAAGATGCAATGAAGAACTGGACGCAATCGTCGGTTGTCGAGATTGCAGATACGCAGAAAGATCTGATTGAAAGTGCGTTCCATGCTCTAAAACCTGGCGGCGTTATGGTTTATTCAACCTGCACGCTGAGTACCGAAGAGAACCAACAGGTTTGCCATCACCTTAAAGAGACATTTGGTGACGCGGTTGAATTCGAAAGCTTAAAAGAGCTGTTTGAAAATGCAGAAGCGGCGTTAACTGAAGAAGGTTTCTTGCATATCTTCCCTCAAGTTTATGACTGTGAGGGCTTCTTCGTCGCCCGCATTCGTAAGCTTACAGCAGTTGAAGCGCCAAAAGTGAAAAAGCGCATGGGTAAATTCCCATTTTCGAAAGCGTCAAACAAAGAGTCAGCAGAGATTGCTAAACAGCTACAAAATACGATGGATATCAATGTGCCTGAAGACAGCACAGTTTGGATTCGCGAGAAAGATGTTTGGCTTTTTCCTGACGCGCTAGAGCCAATGATTGGTGAACTGCGTTTCTCTCGTATGGGTATCAAAATTGCTGAAGCACACAAGAACGGTTACCGCTGGCAGCATCAAGTCGCAACGGCTCTAGCTACCGGTGATGAGAAAAATGCTATTGAGTTAACGATTGAAGAAGCACGGGAGTGGTACATGGGTCGCGATGTTCGCCCACAAAACATTCCAGCAGAGATGAAGACAGGTAAAGGCGAAGTGTTCGTTAAGTACGAAGGTGCGATTATTGGTCTTGGGAAATGGGTAAGCAACCGAATTAAAAACGGTCTGCCACGTGAACTTGTGCGTGATAAGAACTTATTTTAGTAGCAAAGTGATACGCTATAAATAAATGAAAAGCCATCGTATTTACGATGGCTTTTTGGTTCTAAAGCATGATTGGAACTGGGTTCACTAGCGATCCGAGTGCCCTGTACTAAACTGAATGTAGCAAAGCATCGCTTTGAAACGGCATTTCTCTCTATACTTAGCCAGCAATATGTGTTGGTCACAACGTTTAGCGCAGGCTCTTAAAAGAGCCGTTTCCCCTAGGCCCAAAATAAGGACGAGTTTGGGCCATTTTTTTTGGCTGACACTTTCTAAAAGGTAAAGTCAAAATGTCATTCACTTAACCACGAGCCACCAGTCAAGACTGCCTTTAAGCTTTAATAAGCGATTAAGCCAGACGAATGCCGTCTTTCTCGATAACGATCTTACCCGCTTTGTATAGACCGCCGATGGTCTTTTTGTAAGTACCTTTACTTGTGCGGAACGTTTCAAAGATCGCTTCTGGTGAAGATTTATCGTTAAGAGGCAAGAAACCGCCCTTCTTCTCTAGGAGTTCAATCACTTTACTCGAAAGATCATCCATCTTCGCAACGCCGACTTTTTGTAGCGCTAAGTCAATCTTACCGTCTTCACGAACTTGCTTGATGTAACCTTTCAGTTTCTTGCCGATAAACAATTTACCGAATACGTCTGATGGGAAGATCATGCCCCAATGTTCACCGTTCACAATAGCCTTGTAACCAAGTTGGCTGCGCTCCGCGATAATTAGATCAACTTGTTCGTTCACTTCGTAGTTAGCTGGCGTTTTATCAAGCCATTTGTTGAA is drawn from Vibrio campbellii CAIM 519 = NBRC 15631 = ATCC 25920 and contains these coding sequences:
- a CDS encoding S1 RNA-binding domain-containing protein, which encodes MIKIGQINSLEVIKTADFGVFLDGEDYGSVLLPNKYVPEGTELGAHLDVFLYFDSESQLAATIDKPIAQVGEWGLMKIEGINKTGAFVNWGIKEKDLLIPFSEQRARFTAGQNILVYVYTDKASGRIVGTTKFNKWLDKTPANYEVNEQVDLIIAERSQLGYKAIVNGEHWGMIFPSDVFGKLFIGKKLKGYIKQVREDGKIDLALQKVGVAKMDDLSSKVIELLEKKGGFLPLNDKSSPEAIFETFRTSKGTYKKTIGGLYKAGKIVIEKDGIRLA